The following are encoded together in the Odocoileus virginianus isolate 20LAN1187 ecotype Illinois chromosome 28, Ovbor_1.2, whole genome shotgun sequence genome:
- the PATE2 gene encoding prostate and testis expressed protein 2 translates to MFVPFLLCIVILVCMSKGEFHEQETEPSMMCYKCKRYHLGICYESMRSCNLKHRQTCAVENIYFLTKKGRSMYYYSKLSCKANCEDINFLSFEKRTELICCKHKSYCNLPEGV, encoded by the exons ATGTTTGTTCCCTTTCTGCTGTGCATTGTTATTCTAGTCTGCATGAGTAAGG gTGAATTTCATGAACAGGAGACAG AGCCTTCAATGATGTGTTACAAATGTAAAAGATATCATCTCGGGATATGCTATGAATCCATGAGGTCCTGCAACCTGAAGCACAGACAGACATGTGCCGTTGAAAACATTTACTTCCTCACCAAGAAAG GGCGGAGTATGTATTACTATTCAAAACTGTCGTGTAAGGCCAACTGTGAGGACATCAACTTCTTAAGTTTTGAGAAGAGGACAGAGCTCATCTGTTGCAAACATAAAAGCTACTGCAACCTCCCCGAAGGTGTCTAG
- the LOC110127446 gene encoding prostate and testis expressed protein 3, translating into MGMRAAHVVLETWFLLSLCLPGLTPALCPPAVTPLRCITCHLRTQTDRCRRGFGICVAQKHETCMILKIFQDGTLQLSYLVCQRFCRDLTYNFQDRTYVHKCCNYNYCNFKAPKYFYY; encoded by the exons ATGGGGATGAGAGCTGCTCATGTGGTTCTAGAGACATGG TTTCTTCTAAGTCTCTGCCTCCCCGGCCTTACACCAGCTCTGTGCCCTCCTGCAGTGACACCACTGAGATGCATAACCTGCCACCTTCGTACCCAGACAGATCGCTGTAGAAGAGGCTTTGGCATCTGTGTTGCTCAGAAGCATGAGACATGCATGATCTTAAAGATCTTCCAGG ATGGCACCCTCCAGTTATCGTATTTGGTGTGTCAGAGATTCTGCAGAGATCTGACATACAATTTCCAGGATCGAACTTATGTTCACAAATGCTGCAACTACAATTACTGTAACTTCAAAGCGCCAAAATACTTCTACTACTGA
- the LOC110127462 gene encoding uncharacterized protein, with protein sequence MFSLIARERFYFFMERVFFLAILPISYCHVRSQGAGHSGARALGALLRILEKRRHHDGADDNSPLNQTAVRLVILGERCCDSQCSWSSVVRWSQLFPTYEAVQRSQKMKWVSCPKTAETPSRSSCLALPRRRYPRVSLLRPNRDSRQSSERSCLTSAVTGHSDVQDLSEATPHTGDTPGLPPQKGDLPSPLPVFCAVAPARKVKARNLNSGRHSRGPIPGASQNFNE encoded by the exons ATGTTTTCTCTGATAGCaagagagagattttatttttttatggagaGGGTATTTTTCTTAGCCATTCTCCCCATCTCTTACTGCCATGTAAGGAGTCAGGGTGCGGGTCACTCTGGAGCTAGAGCCCTGGGAGCTCTTCTCCGGATTCTAGAGAAGAGGAGACACCATGATGGAGCGGATGATAACAGCCCACTAAATCAGACAGCTGTGCGCCTTGTGATACTTGGAGAAAGATGCTGCGACTCCCAGTGCTCCTGGTCATCAGTGGTGAGATGGAGTCAATTATTCCCAACCTACGAAGCTGTTCAGAGAAGTCAGAAGATGAAGTGGGTCTCATGCCCAAAGACTGCTGAGACGCCCAGCAGGTCTTCATGTTTGGCCCTTCCCCGTCGCCGTTACCCACGAGTGAGTCTATTGCGTCCTAACAGAGACAGCAGACAGAGCTCTGAGAGGTCCTGTCTCACCTCTGCGGTCACGGGGCACAGCGACGTTCAGGACCTGTCCGAGGCCACGCCGCACACAGGGGACACGCCTGGGCTCCCACCCCAG aagggCGACCTGCCATCACCACTGCCTGTCTTCTGTGCGGTGGCTCCTGCCCGCAAGGTGAAGGCCAGGAACCTGAACTCAGGCCGTCACAGCAGAGGCCCCATTCCCGGTGCCTCCCAG aattttaatgaataa